A window of Actinomadura rubteroloni contains these coding sequences:
- a CDS encoding SDR family oxidoreductase — MAHAEERPARRCLVTGATGYIGGRLVPELLDAGFTVRCMVRRPDAARAHPWADRVEIVHGDPLRPETLPAALDGVDVAYYLIHAMGGKGGDFAERDRRAARAFADAAAAAGVGRIVFLGGMRSGGELSRHLRSRAEVARILLGSPVPTVVLRAGVIIGSGSASFEMLRYLTERLPAMVTPTWVRSRVQPIAIRDVLGYLVGAAHLPPEVNRGFDIAGPDVLTYREMMLRYAAAAGLPHRVIVGVPLLTPSLSSLWVGFVTPVPGQIARPLVESLTSEVVAGEHDIARYVPDPPGGLLGFEEAVRRALRRVRTGDVSTWWGSAATPGASSDPLPTDPDWAGGVLFVDEREQRTRAPAPAVWRVIESIGGRHGWYSLPVAWRLRGVLDRLAGGVGLRRGRRDPERLRVGDALDFWRVETLDPGRSLRLRAEMLLPGRAWLDLSVEPDGAGGSRYRQRAIFRPHGLLGHLYWWSISPFHGLIFGRMPRNLTATAEAETRADDREPAPV, encoded by the coding sequence ATGGCACATGCGGAGGAACGTCCGGCGCGGCGCTGCCTGGTGACGGGCGCGACCGGCTACATCGGGGGCAGGCTCGTCCCGGAACTGCTCGACGCGGGGTTCACGGTGCGGTGCATGGTGCGGCGCCCGGACGCGGCGCGCGCGCATCCGTGGGCGGACCGGGTCGAGATCGTCCACGGCGACCCGCTGCGCCCGGAGACGCTGCCCGCCGCGCTGGACGGCGTGGACGTCGCCTACTACCTCATCCACGCGATGGGCGGGAAGGGCGGCGACTTCGCCGAGCGGGACCGGCGGGCCGCGCGGGCGTTCGCCGACGCCGCGGCGGCGGCCGGCGTCGGCCGGATCGTGTTCCTCGGCGGGATGCGCTCGGGCGGCGAACTGTCGCGCCATCTGCGGTCGCGGGCCGAGGTGGCGCGGATCCTGCTGGGCTCGCCCGTCCCGACGGTGGTGCTGCGCGCCGGGGTGATCATCGGCTCGGGGTCGGCGTCGTTCGAGATGCTGCGGTACCTGACCGAGCGGCTGCCCGCGATGGTGACGCCGACGTGGGTGCGCTCGCGCGTCCAGCCGATCGCGATCCGCGACGTGCTCGGCTACCTGGTCGGCGCGGCGCACCTGCCGCCGGAGGTGAACCGCGGGTTCGACATCGCGGGCCCGGACGTCCTGACCTACCGGGAGATGATGCTGCGCTACGCCGCCGCCGCGGGCCTGCCGCACCGGGTGATCGTGGGCGTGCCGCTGCTGACGCCGTCGCTGTCGAGCCTGTGGGTCGGCTTCGTGACGCCGGTTCCGGGGCAGATCGCGCGGCCGCTGGTGGAGTCGCTGACGAGCGAGGTCGTGGCGGGCGAGCACGACATCGCCCGGTACGTCCCGGATCCGCCGGGCGGGCTGCTGGGCTTCGAGGAGGCCGTGCGGCGGGCGCTGCGGCGCGTCCGGACCGGGGACGTGAGCACGTGGTGGGGTTCGGCCGCGACGCCGGGCGCGTCGAGCGACCCGCTGCCGACCGACCCCGACTGGGCGGGCGGCGTGCTGTTCGTGGACGAGCGCGAGCAGCGCACGCGGGCGCCGGCCCCGGCGGTGTGGCGGGTGATCGAGAGCATCGGCGGCCGGCACGGCTGGTACTCGCTGCCGGTGGCGTGGCGGCTGCGCGGCGTCCTGGACCGGCTGGCGGGCGGCGTCGGGCTCCGCCGGGGCCGCCGCGACCCCGAGCGGCTGCGGGTCGGCGACGCGCTGGACTTCTGGCGGGTGGAGACGCTGGACCCCGGCCGCTCGCTGCGGCTGCGCGCCGAGATGCTGCTGCCCGGCCGGGCCTGGCTGGACCTGTCGGTCGAGCCGGACGGCGCCGGGGGCAGCCGGTACCGCCAGCGCGCGATCTTCCGGCCGCACGGGCTGCTCGGGCACCTGTACTGGTGGTCGATCTCGCCGTTCCACGGGCTGATCTTCGGGCGGATGCCGCGCAACCTCACCGCGACCGCCGAGGCCGAGACGCGCGCGGACGACCGCGAACCCGCGCCCGTGTAG
- a CDS encoding LLM class flavin-dependent oxidoreductase → MQFGIFSVGDVTPDPTTGRTPTEAERIRAMVTIAEKAEEVGLDVFATGEHHNPPFVPSSPTTMLGYLAARTERLVLSTATTLITTNDPVKIAEDYAMLQHLSGGRADLVLGRGNTGPVYPWFGKDIRDGIDLAVENYHLLHRLWREDVVDWQGKHRTPLQAFTSTPRPLDGVPPFVWHGSIRSPEIAEQAAYYGDGFFANNIFWPAEHYQRLIGLYRRRYEHYGHGTADQAIVGLGGQAFMRRNSQDAVREFRPYFDNAPVYGHGPSLEDFMAETPLIVGSPQQVIDRTLRFREDFGDYQRQLFLMDHAGLPLKTVLEQLDLLGEEVVPVLRKEFAIGRPAHVPDAPTHAARVAAAETREVER, encoded by the coding sequence ATGCAGTTCGGGATCTTCTCCGTCGGGGACGTGACCCCGGACCCGACGACCGGGCGCACGCCCACCGAGGCCGAGCGGATCCGCGCGATGGTGACGATCGCGGAGAAGGCCGAGGAGGTCGGGCTGGACGTCTTCGCGACCGGCGAGCACCACAACCCGCCGTTCGTGCCGTCCTCGCCGACGACCATGCTCGGGTACCTGGCGGCGCGCACCGAGCGGCTCGTCCTGTCCACGGCGACCACGCTGATCACCACCAACGACCCGGTGAAGATCGCCGAGGACTACGCGATGCTCCAGCACCTCTCCGGCGGGCGCGCCGACCTCGTCCTCGGCCGGGGCAACACCGGGCCCGTCTACCCGTGGTTCGGCAAGGACATCCGCGACGGCATCGACCTCGCCGTCGAGAACTACCACCTGCTGCACCGGCTGTGGCGCGAGGACGTCGTGGACTGGCAGGGCAAGCACCGCACGCCGCTCCAGGCGTTCACGTCCACGCCGCGCCCGCTGGACGGCGTCCCGCCCTTCGTCTGGCACGGCTCGATCCGCAGCCCCGAGATCGCCGAGCAGGCGGCCTACTACGGCGACGGGTTCTTCGCCAACAACATCTTCTGGCCCGCGGAGCACTACCAGCGGCTCATCGGGCTGTACCGGCGCCGCTACGAGCACTACGGGCACGGGACCGCCGACCAGGCGATCGTCGGGCTCGGCGGCCAGGCGTTCATGCGCCGCAACTCCCAGGACGCCGTCCGCGAGTTCCGGCCCTACTTCGACAACGCCCCCGTCTACGGGCACGGGCCGTCGCTGGAGGACTTCATGGCCGAGACGCCGCTGATCGTCGGCAGCCCGCAGCAGGTCATCGACCGGACGCTGCGGTTCCGCGAGGACTTCGGCGACTACCAGCGCCAGCTCTTCCTCATGGACCACGCGGGGCTGCCGCTGAAGACCGTCCTGGAGCAGCTCGACCTGCTCGGCGAGGAGGTCGTGCCGGTGCTGCGCAAGGAGTTCGCGATCGGGCGTCCCGCGCACGTCCCGGACGCGCCGACGCACGCCGCGCGCGTCGCGGCGGCCGAGACTCGGGAGGTGGAGCGGTGA
- a CDS encoding DinB family protein, with amino-acid sequence MVTFVEPPAEPPVHLTDTRALLNGYLDYYRDALLRKLDGLADEQLRTSLLPSGWTPLELLKHLTYVEIRWLQRGFLGDDVPEPFGDRGPGGRPEGAWRVLPDETLDDLRTAFLSTAETSRGIIAAAALDDLQRAHFDHFSDEPPSLAWILFHLLQEYARHVGQLDVVRELADGVIGE; translated from the coding sequence ATGGTCACCTTCGTGGAGCCTCCCGCCGAGCCGCCCGTCCACCTCACCGACACGCGCGCCCTGCTCAACGGCTATCTCGACTACTACCGCGACGCCCTGCTGCGCAAGCTCGACGGCCTCGCCGACGAACAACTGCGCACCAGCCTCCTCCCGTCCGGCTGGACGCCGCTGGAACTGCTGAAACACCTCACCTACGTGGAGATCCGCTGGCTCCAGCGGGGGTTCCTCGGCGACGACGTGCCCGAGCCGTTCGGCGACCGGGGCCCGGGCGGGCGCCCTGAGGGGGCCTGGCGCGTCCTGCCCGACGAGACCCTGGACGACCTGCGCACCGCGTTCCTGTCCACGGCCGAGACCTCGCGCGGCATCATCGCCGCCGCCGCGCTGGACGACCTGCAGCGCGCCCACTTCGACCACTTCTCCGACGAGCCGCCCAGCCTGGCCTGGATCCTGTTCCACCTGCTCCAGGAGTACGCGCGGCACGTCGGCCAGCTCGACGTCGTCCGCGAGCTGGCCGACGGCGTCATCGGCGAGTGA